The following are encoded in a window of Panicum virgatum strain AP13 chromosome 5N, P.virgatum_v5, whole genome shotgun sequence genomic DNA:
- the LOC120674794 gene encoding putative cyclin-dependent kinase F-2: MPLTKCPPPSRVEDGLPASRHRCDDKAPAASVPTASKSKQPTSSTIIPEAARDTLDSIPIGRVDSYKIFNKIGAGAFGNVWNARHLHTGKMVAIKSIRASRMAILREAALLIACAGNPAVVELQEVVRAVDMDKLYLVMEYGGASLDSIISARYHAGRPFTEDEMRRVMRRLLHGVKIMHEHGIVHCDLKPANVVVNKEDPRGRILKICDLGLARSVTLPPPDTSGPVPGTLWYMAPEQLMGDTDCNAAVDMWSLGCIMAELVTGKPIFQGSNVFKQLHEIVHFLGIPDEVSLMQLGVSASTPSHLRDAVLEERLSAAGFDVLRGLLEFNLSDRLTSAAALQMPWLTLKDADAPSPARA, encoded by the coding sequence ATGCCTCTCACCAAATGCCCCCCTCCATCGCGAGTGGAAGATGGCTTGCCAGCATCAAGGCATCGTTGTGACGACAAAGCACCGGCAGCGAGTGTTCCCACTGCTTCAAAGTCCAAACAACCTACATCATCAACCATCATACCAGAGGCGGCGAGGGACACACTTGACAGCATCCCAATAGGCAGAGTCGACTCTTACAAGATATTCAACAAGATTGGTGCAGGAGCCTTTGGCAATGTGTGGAATGCGCGCCACCTCCATACTGGCAAGATGGTCGCCATCAAGTCCATACGCGCTAGTAGAATGGCGATTCTACGTGAGGCCGCTCTACTGATAGCGTGCGCGGGGAACCCTGCCGTGGTGGAGTTGCAAGAGGTGGTGCGCGCCGTGGACATGGACAAGCTCTACCTCGTCATGGAGTATGGTGGGGCTAGCCTGGATTCCATCATCAGTGCGCGCTACCATGCCGGCCGGCCATTCACAGAGGATGAGATGCGTCGCGTGATGAGGCGGCTGTTGCATGGCGTGAAGATTATGCACGAGCATGGCATTGTGCATTGCGACCTTAAGCCAGCAAATGTCGTCGTCAACAAGGAGGATCCCCGGGGTCGGATCCTGAAGATATGTGACCTCGGCCTTGCTAGGTCGGTGACCTTGCCGCCCCCGGACACCTCAGGGCCTGTACCCGGTACGCTCTGGTACATGGCACCAGAGCAGCTCATGGGAGACACGGACTGCAATGCGGCTGTGGACATGTGGTCACTAGGATGCATCATGGCGGAGCTCGTCACCGGGAAGCCGATCTTCCAAGGCAGCAATGTGTTCAAGCAGTTGCACGAGATCGTTCACTTCCTCGGGATCCCTGATGAGGTGTCATTGATGCAGTTGGGCGTGTCCGCCTCAACACCAAGCCATCTACGAGACGCGGTGCTAGAGGAGCGACTCTCGGCGGCTGGCTTTGATGTTCTGCGTGGCTTGCTGGAGTTTAACCTGAGCGACAGGCTCACCTCGGCAGCAGCACTCCAGATGCCATGGTTGACATTGAAGGATGCCGATGCTCCATCACCGGCAAGGGCATGA